The following coding sequences are from one Capsicum annuum cultivar UCD-10X-F1 chromosome 3, UCD10Xv1.1, whole genome shotgun sequence window:
- the LOC107861863 gene encoding coatomer subunit beta'-2 isoform X2, whose translation MPLRLEIKRKLAQRSERVKCVDLHPTEPWILASLYSGTVCIWNYQTQTMAKSFEVTELPVRSAKFIARKQWVVAGADDMYIRVYNYNTMDKVKVFEAHTDYIRCVAVHPTLPYVLSSSDDMLIKLWDWEKGWLCTQIFEGHSHYVMQVTFNPKDTNTFASASLDRTIKIWNLGSPDPNFTLDAHLKGVNCVDYFTGGDKPYLITGSDDHTAKVWDYQTKSCVQTLEGHTHNVSAVCFHPELPIIITGSEDGTVRIWHATTYRLENTLNYGLERVWAIGYMRSSRRVVIGYDEGTIMVKIGREEPVASMDTSGKIIWAKHNEVQTVNIKSVGAGYEVTDGERLPLAVKELGTCDLYPQSLKHNPNGRFVVVCGDGEYIIYTALAWRNRSFGSALEFVWSSDGEYAVRESTSRIKIFSKNFQEKKSIRPTFSAERIYGGTLLAMCSNDFICFYDWADCRLIRRIDVGVKNLYWADSGDLVAIASDTSFYILKYNRDVVSAHLDSGRSVDEQGVEEAFELLYEINERVRTGIWVGDCFIYNNSSWRLNYCVGGEVTTMFHLDRPMYLLGYLANQSRVFLIDKEFNVIGYTLLLSLIEYKTLVMRGDWDRANEVLPSIPKEHHNSVAHFLESRGMVEEALEVATEPDYRFDLAIQLGKLDIAKDIAVVAQSESKWKQLGELAMSAGMLDMAEECLKYASDLSGLLLLYSSLGDAEGITELATLAKEQGKNNVTFLCMFLLGKVEECIQLLVDSNRIPEAAFMARSYMPSKVSEIVAIWKKDLSKVNQKAAEALADPEEYPNLFEQWQVACAVESRVAEERGGYPPATEYVNHADRSTNTLVEAFSNMRMDEEPLENGDMDHEVAEQSGDEVQELGQDDAQNEGQEEPVVVDVDSTDGAVLVNGAEAEEEWGTNTEGKPSA comes from the exons ATG CCTCTGAGGTTGGAGATTAAG AGGAAACTTGCTCAAAGATCAGAAAGGGTAAAGTGTGTGGATCTACATCCTACCGAGCCATG GATATTGGCAAGTTTGTATTCGGGGACTGTTTGCATTTGGAATTACCAGACCCAG ACAATGGCTAAATCTTTCGAGGTTACTGAATTACCGG TTAGGTCAGCAAAGTTTATTGCACGCAAGCAATGGGTTGTTGCCGGTGCTGATGATATGTACATTCGTGTATACAATTACAATACCATGGACAAGGTCAAAGTATTCGAAGCGCACACTGATTATATTAGGTGTGTGGCTGTTCATCCTACTCTACCATATGTGCTGTCATCTTCTGATGACATGCTTATAAAGCTGTGGGACTGGGAGAAAGGATGGCTATGCACTCAAATATTTGAGGGTCATTCCCATTATGTGATGCAAGTCACGTTTAATCCGAAAGACACCAATACATTTGCCAGTGCATCTCTTGATCGGACTATAAAG ATTTGGAACCTCGGCTCCCCTGACCCAAACTTCACATTGGATGCGCATCTAAAAGGGGTCAATTGTGTAGACTATTTCACTGGTGGTGACAAACCTTATCTGATAACTGGTTCTGACGACCACACTGCTAAG GTGTGGGACTATCAGACTAAAAGTTGTGTCCAGACTCTTGAAGGCCATACACACAATGTCTCTGCCGTATGTTTTCATCCTGAGCTTCCTATTATAATTACGGGATCTGAAGATGGTACAGTTCGTATATGGCATGCAACCACTTATAG ACTTGAGAACACTTTGAATTATGGTCTTGAAAGAGTTTGGGCAATTGGTTACATGAGAAGTTCAAGAAG GGTTGTAATAGGTTATGATGAGGGAACTATCATGGTAAAAATTGGCCGAGAAGAACCAGTTGCCAGCATGGATACCAGTGGAAAAATTATATGGGCTAAGCACAATGAAGTGCAAACTGTCAACATCAAGAGTGTGGGGGCAGGTTACGAG GTTACTGATGGAGAAAGGTTGCCTTTGGCAGTCAAGGAACTGGGAACTTGTGACCTCTATCCACAA AGCTTGAAGCATAATCCAAATGgaaggtttgttgttgtttgtggAGATGGAGAGTATATTATTTATACTGCTCTAGCATGGAGAAATAGGTCTTTTGGTTCAGCTCTGGAATTTGTTTGGTCTTCTGATGGAGAATATGCTGTGAGAGAAAGTACGTCGAGGATTAAGATCTTCAGCAAAAATTTTCAG GAGAAAAAGAGTATCCGACCTACGTTCTCGGCTGAGCGCATCTATGGAGGTACTCTATTGGCAATGTGCTCAaatgattttatttgtttctatGATTGGGCCGACTGCCGGTTGATACGGCGAATTGATGTTGGTGTGAAG aaTCTCTACTGGGCGGACAGTGGTGATCTGGTGGCAATTGCAAGTGATACATCCTTCTACATACTCAAGTACAAT CGTGATGTGGTTTCTGCCCATTTAGATAGTGGAAGATCAGTAGATGAGCAAGGTGTTGAAGAAGCTTTTGAGCTTCTTTATGAGATAAATGAACGGGTCAGGACTGGAATTTGGGTTGGTGATTGCTTCATTTACAATAATTCCTCCTGGAGACTTAACTACTGTGTCGGCGGTGAG gTGACCACAATGTTTCATTTAGACCGGCCTATGTACCTGCTCGGATATCTAGCTAACCAGAGTAGGGTTTTCCTGATTGACAAAGAGTTCAA CGTCATTGGATATACTTTATTGCTCAGCCTGATTGAGTACAAGACACTTGTGATGCGCGGTGACTGGGACAGAGCAAATGAGGTGCTGCCATCGATTCCTAAGGAGCACCATAATAG TGTTGCTCATTTCTTGGAGTCGCGAGGTATGGTAGAGGAAGCATTAGAAGTTGCAACAGAGCCTGACTACAGATTTGATTTAGCCATACAGCTGGGAAAATTAGATATTGCAAAG GATATTGCAGTGGTAGCTCAGAGTGAGTCCAAGTGGAAGCAGTTGGGTGAACTAGCCATGTCTgctggaatg CTGGATATGGCAGAGGAATGTCTGAAGTACGCCAGTGACTTGAGTGGTCTGTTGCTGCTCTATTCTTCACTAGGAGATGCTGAAGGAATAACTGAACTAGCAACTCTCGCCAAAGAGCAGGGGAAAAACAATGTCACATTCCTTTGCATGTTCCTTTTGGGTAAAGTGGAGGAATGCATTCAGCTATTGGTTGATAG CAATCGGATACCTGAGGCTGCTTTTATGGCGAGATCTTATATGCCAAGTAAGGTTTCTGAAATAGTTGCTATTTGGAAGAAGGACCTCAGTAAG GTTAACCAGAAAGCAGCAGAAGCGTTGGCTGATCCTGAAGAATATCCTAATCTGTTTGAGCAGTGGCAAGTTGCATGTGCTGTTGAATCTAGGGTTGCAGAAGAAAG GGGTGGCTATCCACCAGCAACAGAATATGTAAATCATGCTGATAGATCAACCAACACCCTTGTAGAAGCTTTCAGCAACATGAGAATGGATGAAGAACCACTTGAAAATGGAGATATGGACCATGAG GTTGCAGAACAGAGTGGTGATGAGGTACAAGAGCTGGGGCAAGATGATGCACAAAATGAGGGACAAGAAGAGCCTGTGGTCGTGGATGTTGACTCTACTGACGGTGCAGTACTCGTTAATGGGGCTGAGGCAGAAGAAGAGTGGGGTACGAATACTGAAGGAAAACCGTCAGCTTAA
- the LOC107861863 gene encoding coatomer subunit beta'-2 isoform X1: MPLRLEIKRKLAQRSERVKCVDLHPTEPWILASLYSGTVCIWNYQTQTMAKSFEVTELPVRSAKFIARKQWVVAGADDMYIRVYNYNTMDKVKVFEAHTDYIRCVAVHPTLPYVLSSSDDMLIKLWDWEKGWLCTQIFEGHSHYVMQVTFNPKDTNTFASASLDRTIKIWNLGSPDPNFTLDAHLKGVNCVDYFTGGDKPYLITGSDDHTAKVWDYQTKSCVQTLEGHTHNVSAVCFHPELPIIITGSEDGTVRIWHATTYRLENTLNYGLERVWAIGYMRSSRRVVIGYDEGTIMVKIGREEPVASMDTSGKIIWAKHNEVQTVNIKSVGAGYEVTDGERLPLAVKELGTCDLYPQSLKHNPNGRFVVVCGDGEYIIYTALAWRNRSFGSALEFVWSSDGEYAVRESTSRIKIFSKNFQEKKSIRPTFSAERIYGGTLLAMCSNDFICFYDWADCRLIRRIDVGVKNLYWADSGDLVAIASDTSFYILKYNRDVVSAHLDSGRSVDEQGVEEAFELLYEINERVRTGIWVGDCFIYNNSSWRLNYCVGGEVTTMFHLDRPMYLLGYLANQSRVFLIDKEFNVIGYTLLLSLIEYKTLVMRGDWDRANEVLPSIPKEHHNSVAHFLESRGMVEEALEVATEPDYRFDLAIQLGKLDIAKDIAVVAQSESKWKQLGELAMSAGMLDMAEECLKYASDLSGLLLLYSSLGDAEGITELATLAKEQGKNNVTFLCMFLLGKVEECIQLLVDSNRIPEAAFMARSYMPSKVSEIVAIWKKDLSKVNQKAAEALADPEEYPNLFEQWQVACAVESRVAEERGGYPPATEYVNHADRSTNTLVEAFSNMRMDEEPLENGDMDHEVAEQSGDEVQELGQDDAQNEGQEEPVVVDVDSTDGAVLVNGAEAEEEWVLTPHH, translated from the exons ATG CCTCTGAGGTTGGAGATTAAG AGGAAACTTGCTCAAAGATCAGAAAGGGTAAAGTGTGTGGATCTACATCCTACCGAGCCATG GATATTGGCAAGTTTGTATTCGGGGACTGTTTGCATTTGGAATTACCAGACCCAG ACAATGGCTAAATCTTTCGAGGTTACTGAATTACCGG TTAGGTCAGCAAAGTTTATTGCACGCAAGCAATGGGTTGTTGCCGGTGCTGATGATATGTACATTCGTGTATACAATTACAATACCATGGACAAGGTCAAAGTATTCGAAGCGCACACTGATTATATTAGGTGTGTGGCTGTTCATCCTACTCTACCATATGTGCTGTCATCTTCTGATGACATGCTTATAAAGCTGTGGGACTGGGAGAAAGGATGGCTATGCACTCAAATATTTGAGGGTCATTCCCATTATGTGATGCAAGTCACGTTTAATCCGAAAGACACCAATACATTTGCCAGTGCATCTCTTGATCGGACTATAAAG ATTTGGAACCTCGGCTCCCCTGACCCAAACTTCACATTGGATGCGCATCTAAAAGGGGTCAATTGTGTAGACTATTTCACTGGTGGTGACAAACCTTATCTGATAACTGGTTCTGACGACCACACTGCTAAG GTGTGGGACTATCAGACTAAAAGTTGTGTCCAGACTCTTGAAGGCCATACACACAATGTCTCTGCCGTATGTTTTCATCCTGAGCTTCCTATTATAATTACGGGATCTGAAGATGGTACAGTTCGTATATGGCATGCAACCACTTATAG ACTTGAGAACACTTTGAATTATGGTCTTGAAAGAGTTTGGGCAATTGGTTACATGAGAAGTTCAAGAAG GGTTGTAATAGGTTATGATGAGGGAACTATCATGGTAAAAATTGGCCGAGAAGAACCAGTTGCCAGCATGGATACCAGTGGAAAAATTATATGGGCTAAGCACAATGAAGTGCAAACTGTCAACATCAAGAGTGTGGGGGCAGGTTACGAG GTTACTGATGGAGAAAGGTTGCCTTTGGCAGTCAAGGAACTGGGAACTTGTGACCTCTATCCACAA AGCTTGAAGCATAATCCAAATGgaaggtttgttgttgtttgtggAGATGGAGAGTATATTATTTATACTGCTCTAGCATGGAGAAATAGGTCTTTTGGTTCAGCTCTGGAATTTGTTTGGTCTTCTGATGGAGAATATGCTGTGAGAGAAAGTACGTCGAGGATTAAGATCTTCAGCAAAAATTTTCAG GAGAAAAAGAGTATCCGACCTACGTTCTCGGCTGAGCGCATCTATGGAGGTACTCTATTGGCAATGTGCTCAaatgattttatttgtttctatGATTGGGCCGACTGCCGGTTGATACGGCGAATTGATGTTGGTGTGAAG aaTCTCTACTGGGCGGACAGTGGTGATCTGGTGGCAATTGCAAGTGATACATCCTTCTACATACTCAAGTACAAT CGTGATGTGGTTTCTGCCCATTTAGATAGTGGAAGATCAGTAGATGAGCAAGGTGTTGAAGAAGCTTTTGAGCTTCTTTATGAGATAAATGAACGGGTCAGGACTGGAATTTGGGTTGGTGATTGCTTCATTTACAATAATTCCTCCTGGAGACTTAACTACTGTGTCGGCGGTGAG gTGACCACAATGTTTCATTTAGACCGGCCTATGTACCTGCTCGGATATCTAGCTAACCAGAGTAGGGTTTTCCTGATTGACAAAGAGTTCAA CGTCATTGGATATACTTTATTGCTCAGCCTGATTGAGTACAAGACACTTGTGATGCGCGGTGACTGGGACAGAGCAAATGAGGTGCTGCCATCGATTCCTAAGGAGCACCATAATAG TGTTGCTCATTTCTTGGAGTCGCGAGGTATGGTAGAGGAAGCATTAGAAGTTGCAACAGAGCCTGACTACAGATTTGATTTAGCCATACAGCTGGGAAAATTAGATATTGCAAAG GATATTGCAGTGGTAGCTCAGAGTGAGTCCAAGTGGAAGCAGTTGGGTGAACTAGCCATGTCTgctggaatg CTGGATATGGCAGAGGAATGTCTGAAGTACGCCAGTGACTTGAGTGGTCTGTTGCTGCTCTATTCTTCACTAGGAGATGCTGAAGGAATAACTGAACTAGCAACTCTCGCCAAAGAGCAGGGGAAAAACAATGTCACATTCCTTTGCATGTTCCTTTTGGGTAAAGTGGAGGAATGCATTCAGCTATTGGTTGATAG CAATCGGATACCTGAGGCTGCTTTTATGGCGAGATCTTATATGCCAAGTAAGGTTTCTGAAATAGTTGCTATTTGGAAGAAGGACCTCAGTAAG GTTAACCAGAAAGCAGCAGAAGCGTTGGCTGATCCTGAAGAATATCCTAATCTGTTTGAGCAGTGGCAAGTTGCATGTGCTGTTGAATCTAGGGTTGCAGAAGAAAG GGGTGGCTATCCACCAGCAACAGAATATGTAAATCATGCTGATAGATCAACCAACACCCTTGTAGAAGCTTTCAGCAACATGAGAATGGATGAAGAACCACTTGAAAATGGAGATATGGACCATGAG GTTGCAGAACAGAGTGGTGATGAGGTACAAGAGCTGGGGCAAGATGATGCACAAAATGAGGGACAAGAAGAGCCTGTGGTCGTGGATGTTGACTCTACTGACGGTGCAGTACTCGTTAATGGGGCTGAGGCAGAAGAAGAGTGGG TGCTTACACCACATCACTAG
- the LOC107865822 gene encoding uncharacterized protein LOC107865822: protein MNTLPLPSNSAPPNPLTIVGSLAVGTRDSSQCRVIGLPPDIDKQCNNYKNMDCIVYANVHQGRLSTELGLTGLCPAPISFLPFDGNIVCLRLGVYMSRLLNWRLMVIQSLLITCTNQQDVCLGGHKYHRG, encoded by the exons ATGAATACCCTCCCTCTTCCCTCCAATTCCGCTCCCCCAAATCCACTTACCATCGTTGGCTCGTTGGCCGTGGGCACCAG GGATTCCAGTCAGTGCCGAGTCATTGGACTTCCTCCAGACATTGACAAGCAATGTAACAACTACAAAAACATGGATTGTATAGTCTATGCAAATGTGCATCAGGGTCGATTGAG CACAGAGCTAGGGTTAACTGGATTATGTCCTGCTCCTATTTCCTTCCTTCCATTTGATGGCAACATTGTTTGCCTGAGATTAGGGGTCTATATGTCAAGACTTTTAAATTGGAGGCTCATGGTAATCCAATCGCTACTGATTACTTGTACGAATCAACAGGATGTCTGTCTTGGTGGGCACAAGTACCACCGAGGTTAG